A region of the Equus quagga isolate Etosha38 chromosome 11, UCLA_HA_Equagga_1.0, whole genome shotgun sequence genome:
AAGGATGATTTCTGCCTTAATAGTGAGGGTAGAtgtaagaaattttttaaatagcaggaTGACATTTTACAAGGCAAactataaaagaataaagttgaatgaatatttttggCAGAGTCAGACAgggtcagaaaatattttatttcaaaagcataATACTGCATGATTTAAAAAGGTTTGCAAAATGCtattgtttaatcctcacaatgacatATGTCATGAGTACTATTATTGTCGTTGTGCAGATGATGAAATGAAGGTtcagaaatggggagaaaagtgTAAGCAGACACAGCTGGTAAGCAGCAAGTCCTATCCAGGAAATCTGGTGGGTGGTGCAGTCTTTCTTGGGTAACACTTGCCTCTGGTCTTCACACCCCAGGAGGGCGCGCCCACCAATGGGAAGGTGCTTCTCTATGTTCACAATGTGAGTCATCAAAAAAAGTAGTTTACGTCTCTCCAAAGCTTGTCTTCCCTATGAGCCCTTGGTATCTGCAAGTTTTGCCAGAAGATAACTTATTAAAAAACCTACACAGtattctctgtgtgtttgttgtatTCTTTGctggtgtttattttctttccctttcttgttgatggttttctcaaACAGGGACCTGAAGGACACCAGAAACACTGAGAGGAGCTGTGTCCTGCGATTCTAGTCCTGTCTTTAAAAAGATGTTCACTCCAGGCTGCATATGCTCTTTAGTTTTTAGTTTCTACAACTACTTAAGACTCTTAAGTTGAATTAGTTAAAGACTCTTGGCCCACATCTTTCCTGACACACACATTTTCGGgaatatttttctattgggtGTCTCTTCTTGGCATTACTTTCCCCAAAggcattattttccatttaacgTAATTGCTTCAATTAATAAATCTAACGGGAGCAAAGGAGCTCTTATCCCCTGCTTTACTTTCACAGGAGGTAAAACTTTGATAAAGATGAAGAGATAGGGCAATTTTAGCAAGTGTACTTGAAAATTAGACAcataattgcatttctttttatacaaataaatcaCATAAAAGGCTTTtcccagagaaaaagaattttaactcTGGAAAGAATTTTGAAACAAGCTTATAAATCCATGCTAACAATTGCCTTTTTCTAACTATGGATTTCTAGTCTTGTAGTCTTATTTAAGTAAATCACCGTGGCATTATGAGCAATTACTGGGACACTGGAGTTGTCCCTCAATATAACGTtgaaagctttttgtttttctttttggcaacagaaaaaattaacaccTTGTTGGGGAGCTACCGTATTAACgtctaaaaattctatttctcagCAGAGTTTCTGTCGGATGGCTCCTCAGTCTCCCGGTGTCCTCAGCAGCAGATGCTGAGCCATCTCTGCACCCAGAAGTACGTTCCCTGAAGGATCACCCAGCGCTGCCATTCCCACGGCTTTATCCAGGCAGATTGCCTGGTTTCACATCCTGCAGGGTGGGCGAATAGGGCACGTGAGTGCCACAGGGTCCCGGGGCATTGAAGGGAGGTGAGCAGACCCGCCAGACTtccaactttggaaaacagccacaAATGGCTCTGGACTAAAATGCTAGAATCAGTGTTAAAGTTTCCACAAGTATATGAAGTAAACATGTATTTTGGGAGTGCTTTCTTACAAAGAACTCTGTAGGGTAGGATTAAGGTTACCTTCTGTGAGCTAAGGCCGTGTTCAAAGTGTGTTCTACgccctccttctttttctttttctcctcattgcagaggttatttttctaaaagtctaCTCATATTTATTATACTTGCCGTAAtgagaagaacaaaaaacaaagctcTAATGTATCTAATTAAAATACTCATTTCTGTGCACATAAATAGTCCAATATTCTGCTATTTCTTATTATCAAGGGTTATAGGATAGATAGTCAAAATCACTAGGAAAAATTGAGGGTTTGGAAGATTATcaagtttctttcatcaatatcttaaaTAATGTCACAATGTCATGTTATGAAAAGATATTAATTCCCATTATCATTTTATGTTGTAAAAATTAACATATTCCAAAGGTATAAGACTTTCTTACTGCCAGTTCTTGATAACGCTGTTGAGAATATCATTTCAGTTGTTAAGCAGCAGACTCGGACTGGTCTGGAAGTAAAATATAGAatgagaaatttctagaaattgtgAGTGATAATTTGTTTCCAGCCTGctttccctctcccaccctctccccctgcatcctcaaaaatcaaagaaaaacaggaCTTGAGGCTTGAATTGTCTGGATAATTCttcaatttattatatattatattatgatGTGAAGATGAAGACGAAAATTCAGCCAATATTGTAAATGGTGACAGTTTGGTTTTATACACTTTACATTCAGACTGTTGGAATTAGGCAAGCAAAATAAAGCATACCATAAATAGGAAAATACAATGGCTCATGAGAAAGGAGcatatattacattttcatttgtttttagaaatgataaagcaGAGTCTACGTGGTCCTACCACAGATTCTGTATAAAATCAATCAGCCATGGAAATGCCGATTTTTTGAAAACTGCCATTTTGGCTTTTCAAGATTCAGTAACAGATGCCTTAATCatcattttctcaaaatagtGTGTGTAAATCTGTATTTGTTAGGAGTCAATTTAACTCTTCGAATCCAATTCTACTTATGAACAGGCATGTAATAtgttctcctttgtctttattaGCATCTGAAAAAtaacttattcctttttatttaggAATCAAAGGCttcaaatacatatttaatgtatttaactttatgcaaatatatatgtaagttTCAGAACGTATGTGAATAGATACCTGTAATTAAAAAGTAGTGTAACAAACTGGTGACATGGATGTTAACGTCTCTTTCATCCTCCGTTGCGCTATGTGTAGGTTCTTACATTCTGATCTCTTCCtggtatctttttatttatatactttgtgATAAATCAGAATATTGCCGAATATAAAGTGAAAACAATACATATGCCGCATAAGACATTTATCgctaaagtaaatatttatctctaaaatgaaactaaattcCTTAAGCACTTTAGCAAAGAGCACAGCAATATGTATCTAATTTTACTAATAGAATATACCAAGGAGATGATACGATAacttccaaaaacaaaaagcagaatttaGTATTCTGTCCTATTTTATATTAAGATATGAAATTGCATACAGTGGTTTTAATTATAATATCACAAAAGAAGtaaattaacaacaataaaataccaATAAGAAATCATCTACTTAGCGATTCTTAAAGTATTGGTAGTAATGGAACCACAAATCCAAAATGTCAGGGCACATGCCAAGAATGTGTGTAGAAGTATgcaaattttaataaaactcaTCAGTTTGCATGATTGATCATCAGTGATATTTAAATTAACCTAAACATTCCAATCTCgaggaaaaatgttttcagttaTAGACTTCTTTAGGAGAAAAACTCAGTACAGGTTTTGGCAATTGAGCAGATGTTCccagaaagttaaaaaacataataagaaAGGGTACTGAAATATGCTCACTGATTGAGCAAAATCCCATAAACGAAGCCCGGAAGCTGCTGTCTCCTCGGTCTTCAAATGGTTATAAGGAGTCTGGAAGCGATGGCCAGGCTTCCCGCTGACGCATCTTTACGATGGAACTTCTACTTCTGCCAGCGGGCTGGTTCCTCTACATGGTCACATAATTAGAGCCTCGTCATTGTGCGCTGTTCTGGGCCCTTCCTCGCACCCTCCAATCTCACACTCAACACCGTGAAAAGCCTCATAAAATTCTGCTGTCCTTCAACCTCTGCTATTTTTCCTGTATGAAaaccagattttaaaaagatgagaaataccGGACAGATCAGTGAGTGTTCAAGATATTATGTAAAATATGGGGATACCCAGAAACGGAAACACCGTAGTCAGTCGGCCCAGATCCATCCTCGCGGCCCCACTAGAGCCTATTAAATGGTCAGAGTTCCGATTTTGGCTCGGAGTTCGGTACCCTCACCACCCTTCCTCCATCACCCGGGATGCGCTGCTGAGAGGAGAGAGCTCCTGCTCGGCTGCGATTTAtgttgacatttaattttttaaaacttgtcttCTTTTCGTCTAATGACTTCTCGGATGCACCTCACAGCCTCGATGCTCCGGCCCCGCCGCTATTGTTTTGCTCGGATAAAGACAGAAACTTCTGTTTGAGAAGTTGCTCCGGGACCAGCTACTTTTCAGGCTGTCCCTCCAGTTGCGACGCTCAGAGAGCGCGGGGTTCCCTTTTGTCCTTCTCGTTTTGGAAGCGGGATGGGGCTGGCAGGTGAGGCCCGCAGGGCAGCCTCCCGCCGCGCGGTCTCGGCCAAAGTTTCTGCCGGTCAAGTTTGGGGAGACCGGAGCCCTGGACGTCGCTGATTGATCGGCTCCTCACAGTGGCCGCCGCGGTCCAGCCAGCACGACATTTGCCGCCGGCCTCTCAGGGGAGGAGGGGTCGCTCCTGAGCCCAAATCGCGAGGCCTCGGGCGGCGCCGCAGCTTCTGGAAAAGATCTCGGCGCTGGAGCTGCGCAGAGACGGGCAGGGGGTAGGAGACGGCCCctggcggcgggggcgggggcgggggcgggggcgggggtcgGGAAGGGCGGGCAGGGGTCTGGAGCGCGCGGCCCGGGGCTGGTCGGCCGGGGCTGCAGAGGCGGTGCGCCCGGGCGAGCGGCGGGCTGCGCGGCCCGGCTGCTTCCCTGAGTCGCGCGCACGCGGGGGACCCGGAGGCCCGGCCGGAGCCGAGTCCACGCGGCGGGAGGCAGCCGGCCGGCCCCGCGGCGCACCTGTTGCCGCAGAGCGACCCCCGCCGCCCTGCCCGCTGTGCGAGTAGGGGATGGTCAGGCCGCCCGCTCCCGGCCTGTCCGAGCCCCCGCATGCAACCCCGGTCGGGGCCAAGGTCACGGCCTCTCTGGCCAGGCCCCTTCGGACGCCCTTCCTCCCCGTCCCCGACGCGCCCGGGTGGGCGGTGGCAGAGGCGGCCCTCTGACAGGCAGCCGACCGCGCGCGCCCAGCAGCCCTGTGTCTGCTCCTTGGGCTCAAGGCTGACCCGAGGCGGAGCGGGGGCTGCGgtgaccgcccccccccccctcagTGAAAGCTACTCCGCGAGGCGAGCTGCCTGGGGTGCGTCTCTGCCTGGGGTCCTGGCGAGGGTCGACCCATTTTACGGCGAGCAACGCTGTGGCTCCTGAGCTCTCTCGCCCTCTTGTCGCTGTTACTTCCTCTCAGTGACAGGGGTAGGGAGCAAGCCTCCTCGGAGGGTCTGGGGCTCCTGGAAGGCCTCAAGACAGTGCTTGGCGGCCGGGCCTGGGCCCCTTGGACCGCCCCACTCACACCCAGCGTCCCTTCTGGACTGCAGAGGGTGACCGGGGAGGAGAGCGCGCGCCGGGCCCGGACCGGACACCGAGGACCCGCTTCCTCCAGCGCCGCCGCGCCAGGAGCGAAAAGCGCTTCGCGGGTGGAGGGGGCCTGGCGGCGCAGGCAGAGCCCCGGCGCCCCTTCCCGCCCGGCGCTGCCCCGTCGGAGCTGGTCACCGCGGGTCTGCGGCCCCCTCCCGTGGAAAGGCGATGCCGACGAGGTGCCTTCTGGTTCGACTCccagagccccccccccccccccgctgtcTTTCCAGCCCCGCAAGTGAGGTGGTCAGCTCGTATTGAGAGAACTGCTGCTCCTCCTTTATTCCCTGCAACCTTCTTGATTAATCTGGGGGATTTTACACCTTATTTCATATTATCCACTGAGAAAattaggattaaaaagaaaaactaaaatgccTTTCAGCAGCGTTTTTCTACTCCTTCATTTGCAACCCTTCCGCTCTAACTACACTTTGCTACTTCCTGAAATCAAAAATCAAAACGTAGATCATCAAAACTCAGTAGGGGCATGGGAAAGACAAACGTCGATGTCGAGGGTCCGGAAGGCTGTGTAGGAGTTCGGCGGGGCGGGCCTGTGCTCCAGACCAAAGAAAGGGGCGGAAGGCGCTTCTCCTGCAGTTGGGGCTCCcgggggaccccccccccccgcttgaTCATCAGGGAAGCCGCTGAGGGCCTGGTCTggaccccacctctcccccagcttctgcCCATCACCTGGGATGGAATCCGAATATATGCAGATGATCTGAAACCCTTTTTTCCCATAAGCAGCTCAGGGATGTCACTGTCTGAGCTCAAATGGGCGAGTCTGGTGAATTAAGAAACATTCCTTTTGATGGATATTGGCTGTTTGGACATCAGTCTTTCCACATCCAATCGAATCTCTTCGATTCTGCCTTTTAAGAAACTTTCCTTCTACGGAGGTGGAGGCGATAGGAGGAGAAGAGGCTGTGTCCTGTCTTCAAGGACACCAGGTCCTGGCCTTGACGAGGGGCTGTtggccattttctcttctttacagaGAAGCAGACTTCGGCCTAGAAAAAGCGTCGGTCCGGCGTCGCGCCTCCCCTGCGAGTGCTCTCGCGGCGGGACCGTCTGTCCACGCGGCGCAGCCTCGCAGAGCGCGGGCTCCGGACCCGGCACGCGTCGCTCTCGTGTTGCCCGTTCGATTGGTGTCAGTGGGGCCGCCTCTGCCCCACGAGTCCTCGGCACCTGCAGCGACTTCGCCGCGCGGTCCGCGGCCCTGTCTGCCCAGGTTCCGGGATCGCCTCAGTTTCGCACTTGCCGCCCAGACGCTCAGCTGCAGCCTAAAGTCTGTCTCGGGTCCCTCCGAGCCCGGAGCAGGCGGCGCCCAGGTTCTCGAAGACGCCGCCCGGGGCTCTCTGCCTCCGGGCACGTCTGCCTGCCCGCCCCTCGCGCCGCGTAGCCTGTTCCGATTGACAAAAACTCCGCAAGGGGTGCGAGAGACCGGCGCCACCTCCGCGCTGGAGCCGAGGGCTACCAACGCCTGGCCTGGTCTCTATCGCCAGAATCCACTGTGCGCCGCAGCGCAGTGCCACACGCGCACGCTCAAGGGGCTTCCAGACCCTTTCGCTGCcgacacacacgcgcgcacacaacCGTAGTTTATTATTCGACCCTGAGCTCCCGCCTTCTTCGACCCCGTGGCACTGAGCTGCAGATGCTCCCCAGGCGCGCGCGCAGCGCCCAGAGGCCGCCCTGTGGGGCTGCAGGCCGGCACTGCCCGCCAGCTCGCCAGCGCCAGGGCCCGGGGCTGCGGGGAGGCCCGAGCAGGAACAGTCTGCCCCGAGGTCTCGGGAACCTCTCGGTGCCCAACTCCCTCCCGCCCTCTCggctccttttcctcccctccccttctcaaGCTGCTCTCCTTGTAACACCAGGGTTCGTTTTTTCCCCTCAGTTCCAGGTCTCAGAAGTTAGAGAATTGAGGAAAACTGAAATTCTTTCagtaatgtgatttttaaaacgAAAGAGAAGACATAGAAAGAGACCCGTTCCCACAAGTGTCAGGGCACACCCCTGGTCCGGGCACGGACATCTCGTTGAAACCACCAGGAGGGCCCAATAAACAGAATGAGCCCAATGTCCGTGTTTAGGAAAAGAGACTTAACGGGCAAAACTTCCACAGCGCGCGTCCACTCGGAGCTCGGCCTCCCCTCCCGCCCGCGCGCTGACCCCGCGCTGCGCCCGCCTCTCTGTCCTGGAGACGCTTCCCACGGACGGCTCTCCCCACGTTTCCCCAAGCTTGGGAGGAGCCCTGAAAGGGAGGAGAGCGAAGGGTTCGATTCCCCTCTCCAAACCCGGAGGAATCTCCGCCCGACCTTCCCTTCCTCCGGTTCCTTCGGTGTGATTTGGTTAGGGAAATtgggaaggggggtggggtggaggaaagtttgaaaaaaaaatcaggagggCGCGAGCTGGAGCGGTGAGTGTGTCAATCAGAGGGTTTTGTGCCTGGGGGCTCCTAGCGGTTCTGAGCAGAGGTGTCCCAGGGCGGCCCCACAATGCATATGAATAGGAATCCTTGCTAAATGGGACAGCAAAGCGCACCGCCCTGAATGATGGCACGTCATCCTAACCAGCCCAGGATAGATAGGAGGGctccttttgtctcttttctccgCCGCCGCTCTATAAAAGGCCCTCTTTCTCAGCGCGAGGTTAGTTCGGGCACAGGCGGACGAGCTGTCCGGGCTGCAGGCCGACCTGAGCGGGAGCGGGGCGGGAGCCGGGCGGGGAGAGGCAGCGCCCAGCCTTTCTCCTCACGTCTGCCGCGAAGTGGGTTGCCGAGCTGtgcagatttttttcattcaagattttctttcatttcccgcCTAAAGCCTCCCCACGTAGGGCCTCATTCCCTGTAATAAAATGAATTCTGATTCGAGCTCTGTCTCTAGCAGAGCTTCATCTCCGGACATGGACGAGATGTATCTGAGggaccaccaccaccgccaccaccaccaccaggagAGTCGTCTCAACTCGGTCTCGTCCACGCAGGGCGACATGGTGCCGAAGATGCCCGGGGACAGCCTCTCGCGGGCCGGCGCCAAGGCCGCGGGCGACAGCACCAAGTACAAAATCAAGAAGCAGCTGTCGGAGCAGGACCTGCAGCAGCTGCGGCTGAAGATCAACGGACGCGAGCGCAAGCGGATGCACGACCTGAACCTCGCCATGGACGGGCTGCGCGAGGTCATGCCCTACGCGCACGGGCCCTCGGTGCGCAAGCTCTCCAAGATCGCCACTCTGCTGCTGGCCAGAAACTACATCCTCATGCTCACCAGCTCCCTGGAGGAGATGAAGAGGCTGGTTGGAGAGATCTACGGGGGCCACCACTCGGCTTTCCACTGCGGGACCGTGGGCCACTCGGCCGGCCACCCGGCGCACGCCGCCAACGCCGTGCACCCGGTGCACCCCATCCTGGGCGGCGCGCTCGCGTCTGGCAACGCCTCGTCCCCGCTGTCCGCCGCCTCGCTGCCGGCCATCGGCACCATTCGGCCGCCCCACTCGCTGCTCAAGGCGCCGTCCACGCCGCCCGCGCTGCAGCTGGGCAGCGGCTTCCAGCACTGGGCCGGGCTGCCTTGCCCCTGCACCATCTGCCAGATGCCGCCGCCGCCGCACCTGTCGGCTCTCTCCACCGCCAACATGGCCCGGCTGTCGGCCGAGTCCAAGGACTTGCTCAAGTGAGCAGCGGGCCGCCCGGCTGCCGAGGATGCAGGACAGCGGCGCGGGGCCGCGGGGCCGGGccgggagggcagggggaggcaggcGGGCGCTCGCTTGGCCAGCGGGAGGGCAGGCGTGGGGCTGCGCGGGCTCCCACCCGGTCTGAGAGATCTCAGACCCACTCGACCCCCGGAGGGAAAGGACCAGAACCACACCGCAGTTTCTAGGTGGTAGCGGAGGGGGACTCGAGCTGAACGTCGCGTTTGCATGCGTGCTTCTTTCCCCAGGCCGCGCCGGTGTCCCGCTGCCCCACGCTCTTGTCAAAACTGCATTTGTCCTATAAAGACGGGACCGGTGTAGCTAAAACTTGCGAAGGGACTTTGCAGTTGGCTTTCTCCAGCTCTGTGTTCTCACCTGGAAAAGACAACTATCCCTTTTGTGCAAATAAGTGTAAATATTTTGTTGCGATGGATGCAGTTATGATTGTCACTGTCATCTCCACACTTGTTTTTCTGGAAacaatggggagagagagagattaagacCCAAGTTTTAAACCTCAACTCCGGTCCAGGGCATGACATCTCCTCTGTGGGTTTTCCCTAAGACGCAGCGTAGGTCAAAAGAATGCATGTGCGCTTCTCCATGAATCTTGTCTAACCATGTTGTGCAGGCCGTGATGCCATTTTCCTTGTAACAAGGATTTATTAGTGAATTCTGAAGTACTCCATTTATCTGTCTCTGGTTGTATGATGTGACAAAGGGAGCAGAGTGCAAAGACCCCCAACCCACGCACAGGCGCTTCTCCCCCGCGCCCACCCCCTCAGACTCCGTTCCAAGCCACCCTGAGCTGTTCCTGGGCCCGACTGCAAAAGCCTGGGCTCCCCCGGCTAGCTTGCCCCCACCCCTTGCTCAGTTACTCTGCATGCGGGGTCGGCTCTCTCTATCATCAGCTTTGAAAACTTACCGTAGTTTGGGGAGGGcgccatttttattttcctgaacaTCTGCTTGAAGTATTTTGTTAGGGCCTCAAAGACAATacctgtctttattttttatatattcttgataactatgatatatttattaacaaccagtgtttctggatgagatttcaaataaaaaagaacctTTAAATGCTGGCTTTGCCTTTGCCTAAAATTTTTGAAGATGGGGTAGTGGGTAGGGACCACACAGACCCGGCCAGGTGTGTCTGGGAGCAGGTGGGAGGTTTCGGCAGGTGGGCAGATGGGAAGATTTTTCTCTGGTCTTTTACAGGTAAAGAGATGGGATAAATTGGTGTTAACGATCAGAACTAAATGTCCTTCAAATGGGGCACTGTCCACATTGGCAGTCTTGTGATATCTGAGCTCCTTATTCCTCTGCAGTAATCAGACCCTCATAAACTCAGCAATTGAGATTTTTAAACAGTAATCTGGAAACCCAAAGTGACAGGAAATGAGAGGCAGAGTGATGACCTCGCTGGCTGTGTCAGCAGCAGATGAGAATGAAGCAGTAAGttaacttctttcacttttaattgactgtgtgtttttttaaaaaaacaagttaaaatctAGTGTGTGTTTTTGAAGTCAACAAAGAGTGGTCctagaaaataatcaaataccCGGCCCACCTACCCCCTTGGCTGCGGCCCCTCAGAGAAAGGGAAGGCCACTCTGCTTTGTAAGGTGAGCGCCAGGTGAGGCCAAAGATTGCCCAATTCGCAGCATCTCGCAAATTTATAGCAGGagtgctccctccctccctcagaagATGTCGACCACACTGGGTGTCTTCTACATAGGGGATGCTAAAACAGGGGTCGTTttaatccatttcttctctcttcacttccctcccctgcctggtGACACTTCCAAACAGTTTGTATAAGTGAAAGTGATCCAGCAAGAAGGTTTGCTTGTTTTTAGAGGACAAGAAATCAAGCTGGAGTGAAGGTAATCCCAACAGCACAGCCTCTGTTTCCTACTAAGGGGAAGGGAGACCTGGTTGATGCACCAGCCCAGAGTGCACCTGGATTAGGTGTGCCATCTCTCCCTGTAGGTGAGGCCTAAGGTCCTCTTCAGAGGGGAGGCCGGTGGTTTCCAACGCATGGCAACAGAGCTGCCTCCCTCCAGCATCCCTCGGGTCAGCACATCCAGGAAGCCTGTGCCCTTCCTCCTGGGTCCCCACCGCCTGCCAGGGGCTGCCCCTCTCTGAGGGCATCTCTGTGGGTCGGGTTCTGTCAGACTCCTTCTCCTGCACTTCTCTTACCCCCTGACGCCCCGACTCCCCACTGCCAGGGAGAAAGACCAAAGCAAGGGCCTACAGTGGAGGGCGCTTGTTTCCACTGGGTTTAGGCAGACAAATGGGGGAATAATCATCTGCTTCCAAAGGGTGATTCATTTCTCTGGGTGGGGAAAGAGCTGTTGAGGATTTATTTGAAACCAACACAAGGCAGCCCTCCAGCCTTTCCTGTGAGTTTATTATTTAGGCAgcggaggggagggagaagttTCATCAATCAGGAAACGACCTCCCCTCAAGCCACCGGCCTCTTTTGAGTCGGTTGCTGGAGGCCTGCACCTGGGGAAAGGCTGGAGGCCTGGCCCGCGGCTTGGCTCAGCGGTGGGCAGCCCTTCTCCAGAGCTGGAACCTGAATCGGGGCTGGACAGGAGCCCGCCACACTCCCTACCCAGGGGAGCTTTGCAGGTCCTGCTGCTGGGCCAGGTACCCTTGAGTTACTGCAGCCGCCAGTTAAAGAGCTGTGAGGTCCACTCTCAGGCGTGCACTGTGCTCAAAGGAACCCTGAGCCTAGGGGAGTCTATCCTGGGTTCTTCCAGTGCTGAGCTGCCGGGAGAGGTTGAACTCGTCTCTGGTCACAGATGCTCTTTGGGCCTAGAGACCCAGACAAACGATCCCTGATCCCTGTAAGAGCAGGGCAGGAGCTCAAGGAGGGAGGCAGTGTGGGGGCCGGGTCCTCCAGAGTTCCGATTTGTCTGCAGGAATCGCCCCCACTCGCCTCGCCTCCGGAAAGGGCCTGGCTGACCTCCGGTGGTCGCCTGGGGATGTGACTTGCACGCGACTCTTCCTTGCATTTCCCATTAAATTATCAAATTACTGAAACAAGAGACAAGATGACAGGGCCACGAAGGTGCGAATGGTTCTCAGCAGTGGTTTTTTCATCGTGAATTTGCCACCTTCTCTAGAGTTCTCAagtttaaaacagtttttaatttaatctagAAAAGCGACTACGGGCCCTTCATTCCAGAATAAAGTTGCTTTGCATTTAAAGGACCCCGAAAGCGTCGTGGCGGAGATGTCCTGAAGAGGCTGCACTTCCAGAACCCTCGGTCCGTGTGACCGGGCCTGAAGGGCGGGAGAAGGTCACACTCGGAAAGGGGACGCCCCCGCGCCAGCTGGtcccccagcctgcctgccctccaGGGTTCTGGGGCCCTGGGTTTATAGCCCGGAACGGGGCGGGC
Encoded here:
- the OLIG3 gene encoding oligodendrocyte transcription factor 3, which produces MNSDSSSVSSRASSPDMDEMYLRDHHHRHHHHQESRLNSVSSTQGDMVPKMPGDSLSRAGAKAAGDSTKYKIKKQLSEQDLQQLRLKINGRERKRMHDLNLAMDGLREVMPYAHGPSVRKLSKIATLLLARNYILMLTSSLEEMKRLVGEIYGGHHSAFHCGTVGHSAGHPAHAANAVHPVHPILGGALASGNASSPLSAASLPAIGTIRPPHSLLKAPSTPPALQLGSGFQHWAGLPCPCTICQMPPPPHLSALSTANMARLSAESKDLLK